One Gimesia aquarii DNA segment encodes these proteins:
- a CDS encoding PPC domain-containing protein, translated as MLQKYTSSVCTGVLAIAFSLLLVDLSEAASPGLNYVRPRGGQRGTEVSLTFIGARLSDAVEILSYKKGFEFKEIKGNPKNANVCTAIVKIAPDCALGEHTFQVRTKSGVSDYKTFWVGQFPEVAEKEPNSKFETPQAIELNHTVTGVIQNEDVDYFVVNAKKGQRISAEIEGVRLATTLLDPYVAILDEKRFELKAEDDLPLLRNDTAVSVVAPADGKYTILVRDSSYRGNGAAFYRLHVGTYPRPTAVYPAGGQLGTKQKVTFKGNTVNNLVQEFQLPNKPDDDFRLFASDAGGSAPSGNVFRLFPHGNSFEKEPNNEFKQASVATLPNAFNGIIEKAGDIDYFKFQGKKNQTLEIECYSRRIRSPLDPVMALYNAKFQRLAANDDSRGPDSYFRYKFPADGEYYLSITDHLARGGEDFIYRVEMLPVTASLDLGIPRNARYSQERQRIVVARGNRFAAVISVARKNFGGEIVLDPSNIPKGIKMIAEPMAANLTTMPVVFEAAADAPVEGELIALKGRHADPKQKIEGVFKNRADLVRVRNNQLLWLKDVAQIPVAVVEELPFKLDIVEPKVPLTRSGSMQLKVVVTRKEGFDKPITLQFPFRPPGVGASSRVTIPKGKNEAFYPLNANGNAQIKKWKVFVIGSADVGGAAWVSSQLASLEVADSFVDLKLARSAVEQGKETEILCTVSMKNPFEGDAKIKLVGLPPKVTTTDISFNKESKEVVFKVKTDPASPQGRHKSLFCQVEIPMNGETVVHTTGRTELRIDKPAPPKKNEPPKPKPVAKKAQPKKEAPPKRLTRLEKLRLEAQKRLESGSK; from the coding sequence ATGCTGCAGAAGTATACCAGCTCTGTCTGCACCGGAGTTTTGGCAATCGCATTTAGCTTGTTACTCGTGGATCTATCCGAGGCAGCAAGCCCTGGCTTAAATTATGTTCGTCCTCGGGGTGGACAACGTGGCACGGAAGTCAGCCTGACGTTCATTGGGGCTCGATTATCTGATGCCGTTGAAATTCTTTCCTATAAAAAAGGGTTCGAATTTAAAGAAATCAAAGGTAACCCCAAGAACGCGAATGTCTGTACCGCAATCGTAAAAATTGCACCAGACTGTGCTTTGGGTGAGCATACTTTCCAGGTCCGCACAAAAAGTGGTGTTTCCGACTACAAAACATTCTGGGTTGGACAGTTTCCCGAAGTCGCCGAAAAAGAGCCCAACAGTAAATTCGAAACCCCCCAGGCCATCGAGTTAAACCATACAGTAACCGGTGTCATTCAAAATGAAGATGTTGACTATTTTGTAGTAAACGCGAAAAAAGGCCAGCGTATATCAGCCGAAATTGAAGGCGTTCGTCTGGCAACCACTCTACTCGACCCTTATGTCGCAATTCTTGATGAAAAACGATTTGAACTGAAAGCAGAAGATGATCTGCCTCTGTTGAGAAATGATACAGCTGTTTCCGTCGTTGCTCCCGCAGATGGAAAATACACGATTCTTGTTCGCGATAGTTCATATCGTGGAAATGGCGCCGCCTTCTATCGCCTGCATGTGGGAACCTATCCTCGCCCTACAGCCGTTTATCCGGCCGGTGGTCAGTTAGGAACAAAGCAGAAAGTCACTTTCAAAGGCAATACAGTCAATAATCTGGTTCAGGAATTTCAGCTTCCCAATAAACCAGATGATGATTTCCGTCTCTTTGCTTCTGATGCAGGAGGCAGTGCTCCCTCTGGTAATGTCTTCCGCTTGTTCCCGCATGGTAACTCATTCGAGAAGGAACCCAACAACGAATTTAAACAAGCATCAGTAGCGACTCTCCCAAATGCTTTTAATGGCATTATCGAGAAAGCTGGTGACATTGACTACTTTAAATTCCAGGGAAAGAAAAACCAGACATTAGAAATTGAGTGTTACTCACGTCGGATCCGATCCCCCCTTGATCCCGTGATGGCCCTTTATAATGCCAAATTTCAAAGACTGGCCGCCAACGACGATTCACGCGGTCCTGACAGCTACTTCCGTTATAAGTTTCCTGCGGATGGTGAATATTATCTATCAATTACTGACCACCTCGCCCGTGGAGGTGAAGATTTTATCTATCGAGTTGAGATGCTGCCTGTGACTGCCTCATTAGATCTGGGTATTCCCAGAAATGCACGCTACTCTCAGGAACGTCAACGAATTGTTGTTGCCCGAGGAAATCGCTTCGCCGCTGTCATTAGTGTCGCTCGGAAAAATTTTGGGGGTGAAATTGTTCTTGATCCCAGTAACATTCCCAAAGGAATCAAAATGATTGCAGAGCCCATGGCCGCGAATTTAACCACCATGCCGGTTGTGTTTGAAGCTGCCGCCGATGCTCCTGTAGAAGGCGAGCTGATTGCGCTCAAAGGTCGACATGCCGATCCAAAACAAAAAATTGAAGGTGTCTTTAAAAACCGGGCTGACCTGGTTCGAGTTCGTAATAACCAATTGCTCTGGTTGAAAGATGTGGCTCAAATACCTGTAGCTGTTGTAGAAGAGCTTCCCTTTAAGTTAGATATTGTAGAACCTAAGGTTCCACTCACACGTAGCGGTTCGATGCAACTCAAAGTAGTTGTCACTCGAAAAGAAGGTTTCGATAAACCGATCACTTTACAATTTCCCTTCCGACCACCGGGAGTGGGCGCTTCCAGTCGCGTCACCATCCCGAAAGGAAAGAATGAAGCGTTCTATCCTCTCAATGCTAATGGAAATGCACAAATTAAAAAATGGAAGGTTTTTGTGATTGGTTCTGCTGATGTTGGTGGCGCCGCCTGGGTTTCATCTCAGTTGGCTTCATTGGAAGTTGCCGACTCGTTTGTGGATCTCAAACTGGCACGTTCCGCTGTGGAACAGGGAAAAGAAACAGAAATTCTCTGCACTGTCAGCATGAAAAACCCATTTGAGGGTGATGCAAAAATCAAACTGGTAGGACTACCCCCCAAAGTCACCACGACAGATATTTCGTTTAATAAAGAGAGTAAAGAGGTTGTATTCAAAGTGAAAACGGATCCCGCATCACCACAGGGACGGCATAAGAGCCTTTTCTGCCAGGTGGAAATTCCTATGAATGGCGAAACCGTTGTGCATACAACGGGCCGTACTGAACTTCGAATCGACAAACCTGCCCCACCCAAAAAGAATGAACCGCCCAAACCGAAACCAGTCGCGAAAAAAGCGCAACCCAAAAAAGAAGCGCCTCCGAAGCGGCTGACTCGACTGGAAAAACTCCGATTAGAAGCCCAGAAACGTCTGGAATCTGGTTCAAAATAA
- a CDS encoding DUF1549 domain-containing protein yields the protein MVKLNVYPQNIQLTTSRDRQSIIAQVVYDNGLTQDVTAQLQLKPVKPGIVRLDKTVLYPAADGETDLIASFGGTNVKLHAKVVKAKEDRPISFNLDVMPTFMRAGCNTGSCHGAARGKDGFRLSLFGFDPKGDHHRLTRELSGRRINLSLPQESLLIEKAIGAVPHTGGKLYEKGSEHYTAVLRWLQAGAPYDAGVIPTVTKVEIYPKGGVMDGKGTKQQVSAVATYSDGTTRDVTSLASFSSNNDNSATITKKGLITANNRGEAFIMARFDTHTVGSHFVVLPKGLSFEWPNVPESNYVDTLIHNKLKKLRVIPSELCSDAEFLRRASLDICGILPTIEEFNQFVADKDPKKRDKLVDKLLNRKEFVEMWVMKWSELLQIRTVNNRISYKSALLYYNWLQERIASNVPINVMIQELLGSTGGTFANAATNYYENERDTLKVSENVAQVFMGMRIQCAQCHNHPFDRWTMDDYYSFASFFSQIGRKRSEDPRESIIYNRGSGEVRHLVDKRVMKPKFLGGIEPDTRGKDRRVVVSQWLASKENPYFATNLSNIVWAHFFGKGIINEVDDVRVSNPPVNPELLNELAKRFTDYNYDFKKLVRDICTSRTYQLSTQTNTSNEKDLTNFSHALPRRMRAEVLLDCISQVTNAPNKFRGLPLGARAVQIADGNTSTYFLTTFGRAKRDTVCSCEVRMEPSLSQALHLLNGDTVNNKIVQGKFVDSRLKAGKKPLEIVDEMYISCISRKPTDKEYSSLVQVLDANKKDQANTLNDVFWSLLNSREFLFNH from the coding sequence TTGGTCAAATTAAATGTCTATCCACAAAATATTCAACTGACTACCAGTCGTGATCGTCAATCAATCATCGCCCAGGTCGTGTATGACAATGGCCTCACTCAGGATGTCACAGCACAATTACAATTGAAACCTGTAAAACCTGGCATTGTGCGTCTCGACAAAACCGTACTTTACCCAGCCGCTGATGGTGAAACAGATTTAATTGCCAGCTTTGGTGGTACGAATGTAAAACTGCACGCAAAAGTTGTGAAAGCGAAAGAAGATCGCCCCATCAGCTTTAACCTGGACGTTATGCCCACGTTCATGCGGGCGGGTTGTAATACAGGAAGCTGCCACGGTGCCGCCCGAGGAAAAGATGGATTCCGTTTGTCACTATTCGGATTCGACCCTAAAGGTGATCATCACCGTTTAACACGCGAACTCAGTGGACGGCGTATTAACCTCAGCCTGCCACAGGAAAGTCTCCTGATCGAAAAAGCCATCGGTGCTGTACCACATACAGGTGGGAAGCTTTATGAAAAAGGTTCAGAACATTACACAGCCGTGCTTCGCTGGTTACAAGCTGGTGCCCCCTACGATGCGGGCGTCATTCCGACTGTCACCAAAGTGGAAATTTACCCTAAAGGTGGAGTCATGGATGGAAAAGGAACCAAACAACAGGTTTCTGCTGTGGCTACCTATTCCGATGGAACGACACGTGACGTAACTTCCCTGGCATCATTCTCCTCTAATAATGACAATTCAGCGACGATTACGAAAAAAGGACTGATTACCGCCAACAATCGTGGTGAAGCATTTATTATGGCCCGCTTCGATACACACACTGTGGGATCGCACTTTGTCGTCCTGCCTAAGGGACTTAGTTTTGAATGGCCCAATGTCCCCGAATCGAATTATGTCGACACACTCATTCACAACAAATTAAAGAAGTTACGAGTCATTCCTTCCGAGCTCTGCTCTGATGCTGAATTTCTGCGTCGTGCCAGTCTCGATATCTGTGGGATCCTTCCCACAATCGAAGAGTTCAATCAGTTTGTCGCTGATAAAGACCCGAAAAAACGGGACAAACTTGTTGATAAATTACTGAACCGCAAAGAGTTTGTAGAAATGTGGGTCATGAAATGGTCGGAATTACTGCAAATTCGAACGGTAAATAACCGTATCAGCTATAAATCAGCCTTGCTCTATTACAATTGGTTACAGGAACGGATCGCTTCCAATGTTCCTATTAACGTGATGATTCAGGAACTTCTTGGTTCTACCGGTGGTACATTCGCCAATGCAGCAACCAACTACTATGAAAATGAACGCGACACATTAAAAGTTTCCGAGAATGTAGCACAGGTTTTCATGGGTATGCGAATTCAATGTGCTCAATGTCATAATCATCCTTTCGATCGCTGGACGATGGATGATTACTACAGCTTTGCTTCTTTCTTCTCCCAAATTGGCCGTAAAAGAAGTGAAGATCCTCGTGAGTCTATTATTTATAATCGCGGTAGCGGAGAAGTTCGGCACCTCGTTGATAAACGCGTCATGAAACCAAAGTTTCTAGGCGGTATTGAACCTGATACCCGCGGTAAAGATCGTCGTGTCGTTGTTTCACAATGGTTAGCTTCGAAAGAGAATCCTTACTTTGCCACTAACCTGAGTAATATTGTCTGGGCTCACTTTTTTGGTAAAGGAATCATCAATGAAGTCGATGATGTCCGTGTCAGTAATCCACCAGTGAATCCTGAATTGCTCAATGAGCTTGCAAAACGTTTCACCGACTACAACTATGACTTTAAGAAACTGGTACGCGATATTTGCACTTCGCGAACCTATCAGCTTTCGACCCAGACAAATACCTCCAATGAGAAGGATTTGACAAATTTCTCACATGCATTACCCAGACGCATGCGTGCTGAGGTGTTACTCGATTGCATCAGTCAAGTTACCAATGCACCTAATAAGTTTCGTGGCTTGCCTCTGGGGGCTCGTGCAGTTCAGATTGCCGACGGAAATACTTCAACTTACTTCCTGACTACATTTGGTCGTGCCAAACGTGATACCGTCTGTTCCTGTGAAGTACGTATGGAACCCAGCCTTTCACAAGCATTGCACCTGCTGAATGGTGATACCGTCAACAACAAAATCGTCCAGGGCAAATTTGTTGACTCCAGACTCAAAGCTGGCAAGAAGCCTCTGGAAATCGTTGATGAAATGTATATTTCCTGTATCTCACGTAAACCAACTGATAAAGAATATTCTTCACTGGTTCAAGTACTTGATGCAAACAAAAAAGATCAAGCGAATACCTTAAACGATGTATTCTGGTCATTATTGAACTCTCGAGAGTTTCTATTCAATCATTAA
- a CDS encoding c-type cytochrome domain-containing protein, whose protein sequence is MKNSLSDHWCRQLGKRFIVAGLFVSLLSTGLHAEDKKPAPKKKVKITFDEHIKPIFRAKCFACHNTDKKASGLDLTNYTGLMQGGAAGESLEPGDADGSYLYMLVTHESEPFMPPKSDKLPDKDLALIKAWIDGGAPENAGSKVVIKKPKFDFALKGASSGKPQGPPPMPPRMSLEPVVHTSLGTAVTALATNPWSPLAAVAGQKQILLYNTKTLELLGVLPFPEGFPQVLKFSRNGSLLLAGGGRAGASGRVVVWDVKTGKRLFTVGDELDSVLCADISSDQRFIALGSPSRVIRVYSTSTGELAYEIRKHTDWMTSLAFSPDSVLLCSGDRNGGAFVWEAATGSEYLTLKGHKGGITGISWRSDSNIVATSSEDQSVKLWELENGGNVKSWNAHNPGTSSIEFARDGRIVTCGRDRVTKIWDQAGKQLRALPAFADLAVSVTICDETNRVIAGDWTGKIKVWNAADGKEAGELTANPPQLSQRLTAATAALKSTQANHQKLLAVAQADKAAVAKVNADIVAAQKQQTDLQNKLNALNANLAASQKALTGAQGNAANSTKKIAAINAPLAAIKEAHAKANTISKKVAGDKDLAEAAAKLKAALDKRVAANTAEQKNLATHQATVKANQQKIAQYTPQIKQMTAALNAAKAKLAGLQKALKPATDKATASQNAANAAASAFTASQNQVKRWQAEIEFAKKFNETQASASK, encoded by the coding sequence ATGAAAAACTCACTCTCTGATCATTGGTGCCGTCAACTTGGCAAACGGTTCATTGTCGCCGGTTTGTTTGTCTCCCTGCTATCTACAGGACTGCATGCTGAGGATAAAAAGCCCGCGCCCAAGAAAAAAGTAAAAATCACTTTTGACGAACACATCAAGCCCATTTTTCGTGCGAAATGTTTTGCCTGTCATAACACGGACAAAAAAGCGTCTGGCCTGGATCTGACTAACTACACCGGATTGATGCAAGGGGGAGCGGCTGGAGAGTCACTTGAACCTGGTGATGCTGACGGCAGCTATTTATACATGCTGGTCACGCATGAATCTGAACCATTCATGCCTCCTAAATCAGATAAACTCCCCGACAAAGATCTCGCCTTAATTAAAGCATGGATCGATGGTGGTGCCCCTGAAAACGCAGGCAGTAAAGTCGTCATCAAGAAACCAAAGTTCGATTTTGCACTCAAAGGTGCGTCTTCAGGTAAGCCACAGGGACCGCCTCCCATGCCTCCCCGTATGAGTCTGGAACCTGTTGTCCATACCAGTCTGGGGACGGCTGTGACTGCCTTAGCTACCAATCCCTGGTCTCCTTTAGCCGCTGTAGCAGGTCAAAAACAGATTTTGCTTTACAATACTAAAACACTGGAACTGTTAGGCGTACTTCCCTTCCCGGAAGGTTTTCCACAGGTCTTGAAATTCAGCCGTAATGGCAGTTTATTGCTGGCTGGTGGAGGTCGCGCTGGTGCAAGTGGACGAGTGGTCGTCTGGGATGTGAAAACAGGAAAACGCCTCTTTACAGTCGGCGATGAACTCGATTCGGTTCTGTGTGCTGATATCAGTTCGGACCAAAGATTTATCGCCCTGGGTAGTCCCAGTCGAGTCATTCGCGTCTATTCCACGAGCACGGGAGAACTCGCTTATGAAATTCGAAAGCATACAGACTGGATGACCTCACTGGCCTTCAGCCCGGATTCCGTTTTGCTTTGTTCTGGTGACCGTAATGGCGGCGCCTTTGTCTGGGAAGCGGCCACAGGTAGCGAATACCTGACTCTGAAAGGACATAAAGGCGGAATCACAGGAATTTCCTGGCGTTCTGATTCCAATATCGTTGCCACAAGTAGTGAAGACCAGTCAGTCAAACTCTGGGAATTGGAAAACGGCGGGAACGTCAAATCCTGGAATGCACATAACCCCGGAACCTCAAGTATTGAATTTGCCCGTGATGGTCGGATCGTGACCTGTGGTCGAGATCGCGTGACAAAGATCTGGGATCAGGCTGGAAAACAACTCCGCGCTTTGCCTGCTTTCGCAGATCTTGCTGTCAGCGTCACCATTTGTGATGAAACCAACCGTGTGATCGCCGGCGACTGGACGGGAAAAATTAAAGTCTGGAACGCAGCCGATGGAAAAGAAGCAGGCGAATTAACGGCAAACCCACCACAGTTGTCGCAGCGTCTCACGGCAGCAACAGCCGCACTGAAATCCACTCAGGCGAATCATCAAAAGCTCTTAGCTGTCGCTCAGGCTGATAAAGCGGCGGTCGCAAAAGTAAATGCTGACATTGTCGCTGCACAGAAACAACAAACCGATCTGCAAAACAAGTTGAACGCGTTGAATGCAAATTTAGCGGCCAGTCAAAAAGCATTAACAGGTGCTCAAGGCAATGCTGCAAATTCAACCAAAAAGATCGCTGCAATCAATGCACCTTTAGCAGCCATCAAAGAGGCACATGCCAAAGCGAATACCATCAGTAAAAAAGTAGCCGGAGATAAAGATCTGGCCGAAGCAGCAGCAAAGCTGAAAGCGGCACTGGATAAAAGAGTGGCAGCAAATACAGCCGAGCAGAAAAATCTGGCTACCCATCAGGCTACAGTCAAAGCCAATCAACAAAAAATTGCACAATACACACCACAAATCAAACAGATGACTGCTGCTCTGAATGCCGCAAAAGCTAAACTGGCCGGATTACAGAAAGCTCTGAAGCCCGCAACCGATAAAGCAACCGCTTCACAAAACGCGGCCAATGCAGCTGCAAGTGCTTTCACCGCGTCTCAAAATCAAGTCAAACGCTGGCAGGCTGAAATTGAATTCGCCAAGAAATTCAATGAAACCCAAGCGAGTGCTTCAAAATAA
- a CDS encoding cation diffusion facilitator family transporter, translating into MAQSNSRFAVVAALVGNAMITIAKGATFLITGSGAMLSETIHSIADLFNQILLLIGLVRADQEPDQRFEYGYAGERYVWALISAVGIFFLGCGVTIYHGVQSLFHPPELAMGEMNWAIGALLFALVIDAIVFYLAIKGEWKNAVRYNKPFHNYLRYEADPAAVAVILEDGAACLGVIIALAAILLTQITGHHYWDAIGSIGIGVLLGGIAVWLIIRNQELLVGPSIPREEKQQVVQILKNNPLIDDVIDLRSRVLSIDNYRIKADLSFNPAELSKRLKKKALAAYPDIKNEQEFEEFCQNYTKDLLDTLTEEIDKIEEEIQRQIPKAQHLDLEAN; encoded by the coding sequence ATGGCTCAAAGCAATTCCCGATTCGCAGTCGTTGCTGCTTTAGTAGGTAATGCGATGATTACGATCGCCAAAGGAGCCACATTTCTCATCACTGGTTCAGGAGCTATGCTTTCGGAAACAATTCATTCGATTGCAGATCTCTTCAATCAAATTCTATTGCTCATCGGATTAGTACGTGCCGATCAGGAGCCTGATCAACGATTTGAATATGGTTATGCGGGGGAACGCTATGTATGGGCTTTAATCTCCGCTGTTGGAATCTTCTTTCTGGGCTGTGGCGTGACCATCTATCACGGCGTGCAATCACTCTTTCATCCTCCGGAATTAGCGATGGGAGAAATGAACTGGGCCATCGGGGCACTGTTGTTTGCGCTCGTTATTGATGCAATCGTTTTTTACCTGGCGATCAAAGGGGAATGGAAAAACGCGGTTCGTTACAATAAACCCTTTCATAATTATCTTCGATATGAAGCTGATCCGGCTGCGGTTGCCGTCATTCTTGAAGATGGTGCTGCCTGTCTGGGTGTGATTATTGCACTCGCTGCAATTTTGCTCACTCAAATAACAGGACATCACTATTGGGACGCTATCGGTTCGATCGGTATTGGAGTTTTGCTGGGTGGGATTGCGGTCTGGCTCATCATTCGTAATCAGGAATTGCTGGTTGGCCCCAGTATTCCACGTGAAGAAAAACAACAAGTCGTTCAGATTTTGAAAAATAATCCCCTGATTGACGATGTCATCGATCTCAGATCTCGCGTGCTTTCCATCGATAATTATCGAATTAAAGCAGACCTCAGTTTTAATCCTGCAGAACTGTCGAAACGACTTAAGAAAAAAGCGCTTGCCGCTTATCCAGATATAAAAAATGAACAAGAATTCGAGGAATTTTGTCAGAATTATACAAAGGATCTACTTGATACTCTGACGGAAGAGATCGATAAAATCGAGGAAGAGATTCAAAGGCAAATTCCCAAAGCACAGCATCTTGACCTGGAAGCCAACTGA
- the mnmA gene encoding tRNA 2-thiouridine(34) synthase MnmA, whose translation MSTRVVLAMSGGVDSSAAAHLLLEQGYEVIGLFMRSGATEETVCATDDKNTLPILNSKSHKQGCCSASDAADARRVADMLDIPFHALNFKDAFGRIKDYFADEYLAGRTPNPCVMCNNWLKFGKLWEFAEQVGASYISTGHYAQLNSVPGESQPALVRGLDRSKDQSYVLFGINRGLLDKIMFPVGGFVKPEIRELAGEAGLRTANKPDSQEICFIPDNDYFGFLNRYRGEQETAGEMVDTQGNVVGHHNGFENYTIGQRKRLGVAFGTPRFVIKIEPESKRVVIGTREDLARKTLEANRSNWLIDSPGSEIRCQAQIRYQHKEADCTVEILDEDRFRVSFDNPEYGVAPGQAVVLYDQDRVLGGGWIM comes from the coding sequence ATGTCTACGCGTGTTGTATTGGCGATGAGTGGCGGGGTCGATAGTTCCGCAGCCGCCCATTTATTACTGGAGCAGGGTTACGAAGTGATCGGGCTGTTCATGCGGTCGGGTGCGACAGAAGAAACAGTCTGCGCAACGGACGATAAAAATACATTGCCCATACTCAATTCCAAATCTCACAAGCAAGGTTGCTGCTCGGCCAGTGATGCCGCTGATGCCCGCCGTGTCGCTGATATGCTGGACATCCCCTTTCATGCACTCAACTTTAAAGACGCCTTCGGACGTATCAAAGACTACTTCGCCGATGAATATCTTGCCGGTCGCACACCCAACCCTTGTGTCATGTGTAACAACTGGCTGAAGTTCGGCAAGCTCTGGGAGTTCGCAGAACAAGTCGGCGCTTCCTATATCTCAACCGGTCACTATGCACAATTGAATTCTGTTCCCGGAGAAAGTCAGCCGGCACTGGTACGCGGTCTTGATCGATCAAAGGATCAGTCCTACGTTCTCTTTGGTATCAATCGCGGTTTGCTCGATAAAATCATGTTCCCAGTGGGAGGATTCGTCAAACCGGAAATTCGCGAACTGGCGGGAGAAGCCGGCTTGCGAACAGCTAACAAACCAGATAGCCAGGAGATCTGTTTTATACCCGACAATGATTATTTTGGCTTTCTCAATCGCTATCGTGGTGAGCAGGAAACCGCTGGTGAAATGGTTGATACTCAGGGTAACGTCGTCGGCCACCACAATGGTTTCGAAAATTATACCATCGGCCAGCGCAAACGGCTGGGTGTTGCCTTTGGAACACCTCGGTTTGTCATCAAAATTGAACCAGAATCAAAGCGCGTGGTAATCGGAACGCGCGAGGATCTGGCTCGAAAAACGTTAGAAGCCAATCGTAGCAACTGGCTAATTGACAGTCCCGGTTCTGAAATACGCTGTCAGGCTCAAATCAGGTATCAGCACAAGGAAGCAGACTGCACCGTTGAAATTCTAGACGAAGATCGCTTCCGTGTTTCGTTTGATAATCCGGAATATGGTGTTGCACCAGGTCAAGCGGTGGTACTTTATGATCAGGACCGAGTGCTTGGCGGCGGCTGGATCATGTAA